AAGGAAGCCGTGGATGCTCTGGTATCTCTGATCCAGAACAACTTCGGTGAGTAACGACCGAACATGAAATGACGCCGGTGTCTGCTGTCAGCAAGCACCGGCGTTGTTCTGCTTTTATCCTCTCGGCGGGCAAGCGCAAGCACGCCTGACAGCGTGTCCTTCCGGCACTTTTTTCCTTGCTCATCGATGGTACGATCTCTGCACAAAAGGACGCCCCCGGCGTGGCCGGAGGCGTCCCTTTCATGTGTTCCGCTGCCCCCTATGGGGCCGCCCGGTCAGCAGCCGCAACCGCAGCCGTTGTTATTCTGGGTGTTGCCGCAGCCGCAGCCGTTGCCGCCCCAGAACAGGCACAGGATGATGATGGCGATGATGATCCAGCAGCCGCAGCCGCCGAAGCAGGAGTTCTGATTGCACATAAGAACGTGACCTCCTATGAAAATTGGACCCGCAGGTCTCATTCCATAGTATGATCTGCCCCTTAATAGAGTTCCTCCGGCCGGGAGATACGGTAGCTGAGGGTCAGGAGGGTATCCACAAAGTGGATGTCCTCGAAGAATACCCCCTTGGTCTGGGTGGAGAGCTCCACATTGGTAAAGTTCCAGAAGCCCTTCACTCCCAGGGCAATGAGCCGGTCCGCCAGCGGCTGGGCCACGCTCTGAGGCACGGTCAGCACCGCCACGTTGGGGTGGTACTCCTCCACATAGTGTTCCAGCTCCTCCATGGGCCGGATGGTCACGTCGTGGATCTTGGTACCGATCAGCGCCGGGGACACGTCGAAGGCGGTATCCACCTGAAAGCCCACCTTCTGAAAGTCGAAGTTCTGCAGCAGCGCATGGCCCAGATGGCCCGCTCCCACCACAATGAGCCGGTAGCCGGAGTCGATGCCCAGAATGTGGCCGATCTCCGAGCGCAGCTCCGCCACGTTATAGCCGTAGCCTTGCTGGCCGAATTCACCGAAGCAGCTGAGATCCTGCCGGATCTGAGAGGCGGTGATGTCCATTTTCTGCCCCAGCGAATTGGAGGAAATGCGTACCACGCCCTTGTTATGCAGCTCGTCCAGATAGCGGTAATAGCGGGGCAGACGATGGATCACCGCATCCGAGACCTTTTGTTTTTTCATATGCGTCCTTCTTCTTTGCCGGCGGCAGGAGCCGGGCTGCAGCCTGCTTTCCCCTACCGCTTGTTTTCGTCTTTCTGAATTGTACTCCAAATATCGCAAGTTGTCAACTTTTTTAACAATCTTTTTTGACTTTTGTGCAGTTTTCTTCTTTACATTCCCGAAAAAGATGGTATAATAAATTAGTCGCAAGGGGGGAAAGTCTCCCTCTGCTCCATATGCGCCCGTAGCTCAGCTGGATAGAGTGACAGACTCCGACGTTTCAGGCGTTTCCAGTTGAGATATGGCGCAAA
The genomic region above belongs to Vescimonas coprocola and contains:
- a CDS encoding redox-sensing transcriptional repressor Rex, with product MKKQKVSDAVIHRLPRYYRYLDELHNKGVVRISSNSLGQKMDITASQIRQDLSCFGEFGQQGYGYNVAELRSEIGHILGIDSGYRLIVVGAGHLGHALLQNFDFQKVGFQVDTAFDVSPALIGTKIHDVTIRPMEELEHYVEEYHPNVAVLTVPQSVAQPLADRLIALGVKGFWNFTNVELSTQTKGVFFEDIHFVDTLLTLSYRISRPEELY